One genomic region from Aliarcobacter cryaerophilus ATCC 43158 encodes:
- the map gene encoding type I methionyl aminopeptidase, with translation MSIALRKPEEIEKLYVANQAVAKTLKYLEENVKAGMTLKEVDAMGEKFILSLGARPAFKGLYGFPNAVCTSLNEVIIHGIPSNTILKDGDILGLDIGTEVDGWYGDSAITMPIGEISKKDEELIACSKDALHYAIDIIEDGMRFKELSKAIEDFITSRGYQPLVRFCGHGIGRKPHEEPEIPNYLEHGGTKSGPKIKNGMVFCIEPMICQKDRNPVILKNGWDVVSADGLRGSHYEHTVAVVDGRAVILSNREN, from the coding sequence ATGTCTATTGCTCTTAGAAAACCTGAAGAGATTGAAAAACTTTATGTTGCAAATCAAGCTGTTGCAAAAACGCTAAAATACCTAGAAGAGAATGTAAAAGCTGGAATGACTTTAAAAGAAGTTGATGCTATGGGCGAAAAATTCATTTTAAGCCTAGGAGCTAGACCTGCTTTTAAAGGATTATATGGATTTCCAAATGCTGTTTGTACTTCACTAAATGAAGTTATAATTCATGGAATTCCAAGCAATACAATTTTAAAAGATGGTGATATTTTAGGTCTTGATATTGGAACTGAAGTTGATGGTTGGTATGGTGATAGTGCTATTACTATGCCAATTGGAGAGATTTCGAAAAAAGATGAAGAGCTGATAGCTTGTTCAAAAGATGCTTTGCATTATGCTATTGATATAATTGAAGATGGTATGAGATTTAAAGAGTTATCAAAAGCAATTGAAGATTTTATTACTTCAAGAGGTTATCAGCCATTAGTAAGATTTTGTGGACATGGAATTGGAAGAAAACCACATGAAGAACCTGAAATTCCAAACTACTTAGAACATGGTGGTACAAAATCTGGACCAAAAATAAAAAATGGAATGGTGTTTTGTATAGAACCCATGATATGTCAAAAAGATAGAAACCCTGTTATTCTTAAAAATGGTTGGGATGTTGTTTCAGCCGATGGTTTAAGAGGGAGTCATTATGAGCATACGGTTGCTGTAGTTGATGGACGAGCAGTTATTTTAAGTAATAGAGAAAATTAA
- the infA gene encoding translation initiation factor IF-1 — MAKDDVIVVDGKVIEALPNAMFRVQLENGHVVLCHISGKMRMHYIKILPNDTVTVEITPYSLDKGRIVHRKK; from the coding sequence GTGGCAAAAGATGATGTAATAGTTGTTGATGGAAAAGTAATAGAAGCTTTACCAAATGCAATGTTTAGAGTTCAGTTAGAAAATGGTCATGTTGTATTGTGTCATATCTCTGGAAAAATGAGAATGCACTATATAAAAATACTACCAAATGATACTGTAACAGTTGAGATAACACCTTATTCACTTGATAAGGGAAGAATTGTTCATAGAAAAAAATAA
- a CDS encoding uracil-DNA glycosylase, producing the protein MTNKVKNQVLKYLYNQKLFGIKYHSELNINFYSSCDFTLPNGLEELKKSVSNCYLCDLSKTRKHTLFGYGNQNSKIMFICDEPSKSEDDLGSFFVGNAGEMLAKMIEGSLKIKKEEVYTTNLVKCRGTKEASFQNFESCNCYLLKQIDIIKPKIIVAVGERVYDYLLKNSGDFSKNRGKVLSFNSTILVPIFAPLYLLKNPSLKKDTYLDMLKIKNLYEES; encoded by the coding sequence ATGACAAATAAAGTTAAGAATCAAGTTTTAAAATACCTATATAATCAAAAACTTTTTGGAATCAAATATCATAGTGAACTAAATATAAACTTTTATAGTAGTTGTGATTTTACATTGCCAAATGGTTTAGAAGAGCTTAAAAAATCAGTTTCAAACTGCTATTTGTGTGATTTATCAAAAACTAGAAAACATACACTTTTTGGATATGGAAATCAAAATTCAAAGATTATGTTTATTTGTGATGAACCATCAAAAAGTGAAGATGATTTGGGATCTTTTTTTGTTGGAAATGCTGGTGAAATGTTAGCAAAAATGATTGAAGGTAGCTTAAAAATAAAAAAAGAGGAAGTTTATACTACTAATTTAGTAAAATGTAGAGGAACAAAAGAGGCAAGTTTTCAAAATTTTGAGAGTTGTAATTGTTATTTGTTAAAGCAAATAGATATTATAAAACCAAAGATTATTGTTGCTGTGGGAGAGAGAGTTTATGATTATTTGTTAAAAAATAGTGGTGACTTTTCCAAAAATAGAGGAAAAGTTTTGAGCTTTAATTCTACTATTTTAGTACCAATCTTTGCACCTCTTTATCTACTAAAAAATCCATCTTTAAAAAAAGATACTTATCTTGATATGTTAAAAATTAAAAATCTATATGAGGAGAGTTAA